A window of the Methanothrix sp. genome harbors these coding sequences:
- a CDS encoding protein translocase SEC61 complex subunit gamma, with amino-acid sequence MKAAETKMDQLKGKLGVGRSEKRAEKKGRDTKSDLTEMLDDIGIEAPSMDLGEYIRVLKLARKPTREEFMMIGKVSITGIFLIGMIGFIIYALLTEIPKSI; translated from the coding sequence ATGAAGGCGGCAGAGACGAAGATGGACCAGCTTAAGGGAAAGCTGGGTGTTGGCAGATCTGAGAAGAGGGCTGAGAAGAAGGGCAGGGATACGAAGAGCGATCTCACAGAGATGCTCGATGATATCGGCATCGAGGCCCCATCGATGGATCTGGGCGAGTACATACGTGTTCTGAAGCTCGCAAGGAAGCCGACCAGGGAGGAGTTCATGATGATCGGGAAGGTATCGATCACAGGGATCTTCCTGATCGGCATGATAGGCTTTATCATATACGCGCTGCTCACAGAGATACCGAAATCGATATGA
- a CDS encoding ATP-binding protein, which translates to MSASVDKRILIATSAFAFLIAAHLLLITVFRDADVFLLVEDVLFVMASAIAAFCFLHAFKHSTDRARTAWLAMLLAMVFNTLGELAWLVMEVFLKTEPFPSVADIGYLAFYPFFAAGIFLLPSVPLSANERSRLLLDECIALIATLLILWIYILPELYEEDLAATLVSIAYVLMDLLLVIALMDILFREHEAPEDWPAFLLILGMGVMIATDLGYAYQEIQGTYVSGSLIDTGWLAAYMLMGIAPLLWLRPPSWSPISLKRISYYIPVVWLGLALILALIKGHGSISNAAALAASIAGIIGLMLLREKQSVRMMSDMLAVLREEAERRAAAEMSLAESKNLLESILTQAQCGILVLDADGKILFSNDSARRILGRVPGEHVDGDMCRHVYSGSGERIPEWDLCISRALRGAITEGREERVVVDGRSFDLLLNSAPLRDSSGAIVGALVTFMDITERKRLEDELQRHTTELERIVEERTKEIERKNAEMERFVYTVSHDLRSPLITILGFLGYLREDLRAGQSDKVESDIRYIENSVLKMDRLLTNTLELSRVGRVINPPEDVRFSDIVREVLSDMNAKLNGVEVVVADDMPVVHVDRMRIGEMLANLIDNSIKYTKDVDYPRIEIGWRDDPEGAVFFVKDNGAGIDPMYHEKVFELFYKIDRSTPGTGAGLAIAKKIVEVHGGRIWIESEAGMGCTVCFTLPVRRD; encoded by the coding sequence ATGTCAGCATCCGTCGACAAGCGCATACTGATTGCGACCTCTGCGTTTGCGTTTCTCATAGCGGCACATCTGCTTCTGATAACGGTATTTCGAGATGCGGACGTGTTTCTTCTCGTGGAGGATGTTCTCTTTGTGATGGCATCAGCCATCGCAGCATTCTGCTTCCTCCATGCGTTCAAACACTCCACAGACAGAGCCAGGACTGCCTGGCTGGCGATGCTTCTTGCAATGGTTTTCAACACTCTGGGAGAGCTCGCATGGCTTGTGATGGAGGTATTCCTCAAAACAGAACCGTTTCCGTCCGTTGCTGACATCGGATACCTTGCCTTCTATCCGTTCTTTGCAGCAGGCATCTTCCTTCTTCCATCTGTGCCGCTCTCAGCAAACGAGAGATCCAGGCTGCTGCTGGATGAATGCATAGCTCTGATAGCAACCCTTCTGATCCTCTGGATCTACATCCTTCCTGAGCTGTATGAGGAGGATTTAGCGGCCACGCTGGTATCGATCGCCTATGTGCTCATGGATCTTCTCCTGGTCATCGCGCTGATGGATATACTCTTCAGAGAGCACGAGGCACCCGAGGACTGGCCAGCGTTCCTCCTGATCCTCGGAATGGGTGTCATGATAGCGACAGATCTTGGCTATGCCTATCAGGAGATTCAGGGGACATACGTCTCAGGGAGCCTGATCGATACCGGATGGCTTGCAGCCTACATGCTCATGGGCATCGCCCCTCTGCTCTGGCTTCGTCCTCCTTCATGGAGCCCAATCAGCCTCAAGAGGATCTCTTACTACATCCCTGTCGTATGGCTTGGCCTCGCGCTCATCCTTGCGCTCATCAAGGGACATGGCTCTATATCGAATGCAGCAGCCCTGGCAGCATCCATAGCCGGCATAATCGGCCTGATGCTGCTGCGCGAGAAGCAGTCTGTGAGGATGATGAGCGATATGCTCGCAGTCCTGCGGGAGGAGGCTGAGCGGAGGGCCGCCGCCGAGATGAGCCTTGCTGAGAGCAAGAACCTCCTGGAGAGCATACTGACCCAGGCGCAGTGCGGCATTCTTGTTCTGGATGCCGATGGAAAAATACTGTTCAGCAACGATTCGGCAAGGCGGATACTGGGGAGAGTTCCCGGGGAGCATGTTGATGGTGATATGTGCAGGCATGTGTACAGTGGAAGCGGTGAGCGAATTCCGGAGTGGGATCTCTGCATATCGAGGGCTCTCAGGGGAGCGATCACGGAGGGCAGGGAGGAGCGTGTGGTCGTTGATGGCAGGTCGTTCGATCTCCTCCTCAACTCTGCGCCGCTGAGGGACAGCTCCGGAGCGATAGTCGGTGCTTTGGTGACATTCATGGACATCACCGAGAGGAAGAGGCTGGAGGATGAGCTCCAGAGGCACACCACAGAGCTCGAGAGGATTGTTGAGGAGAGAACGAAGGAGATCGAGAGGAAGAACGCGGAGATGGAGAGGTTTGTCTACACCGTCTCTCATGATCTCAGATCCCCTCTGATAACGATACTCGGATTTCTCGGGTACCTCAGGGAGGATCTGAGAGCAGGCCAGAGCGACAAGGTCGAGAGCGATATACGTTACATAGAGAACTCCGTGCTCAAAATGGACAGGCTCCTCACCAACACCCTGGAGCTGAGCAGGGTCGGGAGGGTGATCAATCCCCCAGAGGACGTGCGGTTCTCAGATATCGTGAGGGAAGTGCTCTCTGATATGAACGCGAAGCTCAACGGCGTTGAGGTCGTGGTTGCAGATGATATGCCTGTTGTGCACGTCGACAGGATGCGTATAGGAGAGATGCTCGCGAATCTCATCGATAACAGCATCAAGTACACAAAGGATGTTGATTATCCCAGAATAGAGATCGGCTGGCGGGATGATCCGGAAGGCGCGGTATTCTTCGTGAAGGATAACGGAGCTGGCATAGACCCGATGTACCATGAAAAGGTCTTCGAGCTGTTCTACAAGATAGACCGCAGCACCCCAGGCACGGGCGCAGGCCTCGCGATAGCAAAGAAGATCGTCGAGGTTCACGGCGGAAGGATCTGGATAGAGTCTGAGGCAGGAATGGGCTGCACGGTCTGCTTCACACTTCCGGTAAGGCGCGATTGA
- a CDS encoding Hsp20/alpha crystallin family protein, producing MAVISPEDIRWFQKRINRMLEEMGIDSKEMRRFQERLTGLMEEMGEVPPVDIEERDDDVVITVDLPGVDKKDVEVTITEDGLRLKARRELKEGSYFLRERRGSFERLITLPGEVRAEEAKAKLKDGILEIVVPKLVSAKKRISIE from the coding sequence ATGGCTGTCATATCCCCAGAGGACATAAGATGGTTCCAGAAGAGAATAAACCGCATGCTTGAGGAGATGGGCATCGATTCGAAGGAGATGCGGAGGTTTCAGGAGCGCCTGACCGGCCTGATGGAGGAGATGGGGGAGGTTCCACCGGTCGACATCGAGGAGAGGGATGATGATGTTGTGATAACAGTCGACCTCCCCGGCGTCGACAAGAAGGATGTGGAGGTCACGATAACGGAGGATGGCCTGAGGCTCAAGGCTAGAAGGGAGCTGAAGGAGGGCAGCTACTTCCTGAGGGAGAGGCGCGGGAGCTTCGAGAGGCTCATAACCCTTCCGGGCGAGGTCAGGGCCGAGGAGGCGAAGGCGAAGCTCAAGGACGGCATCCTGGAGATCGTGGTACCAAAGCTCGTATCCGCGAAGAAGAGGATATCGATAGAGTAG
- a CDS encoding bifunctional 3,4-dihydroxy-2-butanone-4-phosphate synthase/GTP cyclohydrolase II yields MPFSTVDEAIKDIRDGKFVIVLDDESRENEGDLVMAAEKVTPEAINFMAKHARGLICVPLTAERIRQLELPMMTQQNTESMGTAFTVSVDARRGVTTGISAFDRATTIRTLIDPSTTRADLATPGHTFPLQALDGGVLRRAGHTEAAVDLARLAGLYPAGVICEIMADDGTMARLPELERFAEKHGLKMVTIEDLIRYRIRRERLVRRIAEVEMPTEYGEFRAIGYESMLDGQCHVALVAGDPAADDALVRVHSQCLTGDTFRSKRCDCGEQLSRALRMISKNGNGVLVYMNQEGRGIGLANKLRAYELQDNGSDTVEANHKLGYPADLRDYGIGAQILLDLGIRKMRLLTNNPRKIVGLQGYGLEIVERVPLEVEPNEINRHYLETKRDKLHHMLLLSDPRKGS; encoded by the coding sequence ATGCCTTTCTCTACAGTGGATGAGGCGATAAAGGACATTCGCGATGGAAAGTTCGTGATAGTGCTGGATGACGAATCCAGGGAGAACGAGGGAGATCTGGTGATGGCAGCTGAGAAGGTCACACCGGAGGCCATAAACTTCATGGCGAAGCATGCACGTGGCCTGATCTGCGTTCCACTAACTGCTGAGCGCATCCGCCAGCTGGAGCTCCCGATGATGACACAGCAGAACACGGAGAGCATGGGAACTGCGTTCACGGTATCTGTGGATGCCAGGCGCGGTGTCACCACCGGAATCTCGGCGTTTGATCGCGCGACGACGATCCGGACGCTGATAGACCCATCCACAACAAGGGCTGACCTCGCGACCCCCGGACACACATTCCCGCTCCAGGCGCTCGACGGAGGAGTCCTGAGGCGCGCGGGGCATACAGAGGCTGCAGTGGACCTTGCGCGGCTCGCAGGTCTGTACCCGGCAGGCGTGATATGCGAGATCATGGCCGATGACGGCACCATGGCGCGGCTTCCTGAGCTCGAGAGGTTCGCGGAGAAGCACGGCCTAAAGATGGTGACAATAGAGGATCTGATAAGATACAGGATCAGAAGGGAGCGGCTTGTGAGAAGAATCGCTGAGGTCGAGATGCCCACCGAATACGGAGAATTCAGGGCGATAGGGTACGAGAGCATGCTCGACGGCCAGTGCCACGTTGCGCTTGTGGCCGGAGATCCTGCAGCTGATGATGCACTCGTCAGGGTGCACTCGCAGTGCCTTACAGGGGACACATTCAGATCGAAGAGATGCGACTGCGGCGAGCAGCTCAGCAGGGCGCTGCGGATGATAAGCAAGAACGGGAATGGAGTTCTTGTGTACATGAACCAGGAGGGGCGCGGCATAGGGCTTGCGAACAAGCTGAGAGCCTACGAGCTCCAAGATAACGGCAGCGATACGGTCGAGGCGAACCACAAGCTCGGATATCCCGCGGATCTGAGGGACTATGGGATAGGCGCCCAGATACTCCTGGATCTGGGGATAAGAAAAATGAGGCTCCTGACAAACAACCCCAGGAAGATCGTGGGCCTGCAGGGATACGGGCTGGAGATAGTGGAGAGGGTTCCTCTCGAGGTCGAGCCGAACGAGATCAACAGGCACTACCTCGAGACGAAGAGGGACAAGCTCCACCACATGCTGCTCCTCTCAGATCCCCGTAAGGGATCGTAG
- a CDS encoding phosphoglycerate kinase: MKDYLTMDDLILENKRVLVRVDINSPMDPTGKILDDKRLRSHLETLKALEDSKVVLMAHQSRPGKKDFSTMEPHARQLSKLLRKDVNYVDDIFGSTARDAIRSLESGEVLLLENTRFYAEESLSRSPADHAKSHMVQKLAPLFDVFINDAFAVSHRSHLSVVGFTEVLPSAAGILMDKEIQALDKGLKASEHPCVFALGGAKVDDSIKVAQNVLRRGADAVLALGLVSVVFLMAAGVNVGETNRRFVDSQGYSDQVEIAQKILNEHPGKVVLPRDIAVDKDGERLEVGVDNIPDYPISDIGLETIVEFSKILKSAKIAVLNGPAGITEKERFVLGTAEILKAATEAGYSIAGGGHTVAAIEKLGLESRFSHVSMGGGASITYLSGEPMPGIEALKSAAARYRKL, from the coding sequence GTGAAGGATTACCTCACCATGGATGATCTCATACTGGAGAACAAACGGGTGCTGGTGAGAGTTGACATCAACTCCCCGATGGACCCCACGGGAAAGATTCTGGACGACAAGAGGCTCAGGAGCCATCTGGAGACGTTGAAGGCACTGGAGGACTCGAAGGTCGTTCTGATGGCCCATCAGTCCAGGCCTGGCAAGAAGGACTTCTCCACCATGGAGCCGCACGCCAGACAGCTATCAAAGCTTTTGAGGAAGGATGTGAACTACGTCGACGATATCTTCGGCAGCACGGCCAGGGATGCGATACGCTCCCTCGAGTCGGGGGAGGTCCTGCTGCTGGAGAACACCAGATTCTATGCTGAGGAGAGCCTCTCGAGGAGCCCTGCAGATCACGCAAAGAGCCATATGGTGCAGAAGCTCGCCCCGCTATTCGATGTTTTCATAAATGATGCTTTTGCTGTATCACACAGATCTCATCTCTCTGTTGTTGGCTTCACAGAGGTCCTGCCGAGCGCAGCCGGAATTCTCATGGATAAGGAGATTCAGGCGCTTGATAAGGGTCTGAAGGCCAGCGAGCATCCGTGCGTCTTCGCACTCGGCGGCGCGAAGGTCGACGACTCCATAAAGGTCGCACAGAACGTGCTAAGGCGCGGTGCAGATGCTGTCCTCGCTCTGGGTCTCGTCTCGGTTGTATTTCTTATGGCTGCTGGGGTGAATGTGGGCGAGACGAACCGCAGGTTTGTGGATAGCCAGGGGTACTCTGATCAGGTCGAGATCGCTCAGAAGATCCTGAATGAGCACCCCGGAAAGGTCGTTCTACCAAGGGATATCGCTGTCGATAAGGATGGCGAGAGGCTCGAGGTGGGCGTGGATAACATACCCGACTACCCCATCTCAGATATCGGGCTTGAGACGATAGTTGAGTTCTCGAAGATCCTTAAATCGGCGAAGATTGCGGTGCTCAACGGGCCTGCAGGCATAACAGAAAAGGAGCGGTTCGTTCTCGGGACAGCCGAGATCCTGAAGGCTGCGACAGAAGCAGGCTATTCGATAGCCGGAGGAGGCCATACGGTCGCAGCAATCGAGAAGCTGGGCCTTGAGTCTAGGTTCTCGCATGTGAGCATGGGCGGCGGCGCGAGCATAACATACCTCTCCGGAGAGCCGATGCCAGGAATCGAGGCGCTGAAGAGCGCAGCAGCGAGGTACAGGAAGCTGTGA
- a CDS encoding DHH family phosphoesterase encodes MHILEYDVLKNLIDLRKIYLCHRNADPDAIGSAFALSWLFGGDIGAVGDLSRAAVQLADSIGIKPIIDPDLDSYDMVVLVDTSVSSQIGGAMLRRYGVIDHHLDRDLLENAEFYIQREADSTAQIVWDIIKSSGRAGRIPREVALALLAGMVSDTGRFRHASAETFRCVHEILEAGDVDYGEVMEVLSRAPLDFSQRVAVLKAASRAEISWRGEWIIACTEVSAFEGSSAMALLDLGADVAFAASSQGGVCRVSGRASFRAVQAGIDLADLMKSIARSHGGSGGGHRGAAAMEVRHPAGRLLAELAEAAFERLNV; translated from the coding sequence ATGCACATTCTCGAATACGATGTCTTAAAAAACCTCATCGATCTGAGAAAGATATACCTCTGCCACAGGAACGCAGACCCGGATGCGATAGGGAGCGCATTCGCTCTCAGCTGGCTTTTCGGCGGTGATATCGGGGCCGTCGGTGATCTGAGCAGGGCTGCAGTTCAGCTTGCAGACTCGATAGGAATAAAGCCCATAATAGATCCGGATCTAGACTCCTACGATATGGTCGTTCTTGTTGATACCTCTGTGAGCTCCCAGATAGGCGGCGCGATGCTGCGGCGGTACGGCGTCATAGACCACCATCTCGATAGAGATCTCCTGGAGAACGCGGAGTTCTACATCCAGCGTGAGGCGGATTCGACCGCTCAGATCGTGTGGGACATCATAAAGAGCTCAGGCAGAGCGGGAAGGATCCCCAGAGAGGTCGCTCTTGCCCTCCTCGCAGGCATGGTCTCTGACACAGGGAGGTTCAGGCATGCATCAGCAGAGACGTTCAGATGCGTGCACGAGATCCTGGAGGCAGGTGATGTGGATTACGGCGAGGTCATGGAGGTTCTCTCCAGAGCTCCCCTGGACTTCTCGCAGCGGGTGGCGGTGCTCAAGGCCGCGAGCAGAGCGGAGATATCCTGGAGGGGAGAGTGGATAATCGCGTGCACAGAGGTGAGCGCGTTTGAGGGATCCTCCGCCATGGCGCTTCTCGACCTTGGCGCAGATGTCGCGTTTGCCGCCAGCAGCCAAGGCGGAGTTTGCAGGGTGAGCGGGAGGGCCAGCTTCAGGGCCGTTCAGGCTGGCATCGACCTCGCGGATCTGATGAAGAGCATCGCAAGATCGCACGGCGGGAGCGGCGGCGGCCACCGCGGGGCTGCAGCAATGGAGGTCCGCCATCCCGCAGGGAGGCTGCTGGCAGAGCTGGCTGAGGCTGCGTTTGAGAGGCTGAATGTCTAG
- the trkA gene encoding Trk system potassium transporter TrkA, which yields MRVLITGAGEIGYRLAEAMVAEHDVTVIDRDIAALSRFEGMDLKPREGNAANARLLEELDVRDMDLVMAVTGSDEINIITCIIASRLGVKHTIARVRNPDYIDQPVKPLRELGIEYMICPELVMVEDLASTISFPAALMNRRLAGGMLELIELKVSEGMPLVGQVRDLNMPRGSRIVAVKSNGRVRLGDPNITIKPNDHVTMLIDPRSVTELRRSIHEEARDEKVVIVGGGLVGFYLAKRLEAMGIDLKLIEIDNQRCREISTYLSDTMILNGDGTDISLLAEEGVGDADVVFAVTGIDEKNLLSSLLSRQLGAKKIISRANRSYYVKLFERVGIDRAVSPGQVTADAVLWLAMGSEEMVTLSDEGMTLMDFAVRANSRLAGRQIMKELPSGAIAGMILRNGLPLVPDEHTILEEGDRVFVVSYQSSISRVKKIFAS from the coding sequence ATGCGTGTACTCATAACCGGCGCCGGTGAGATCGGCTACCGGCTTGCAGAGGCGATGGTGGCAGAGCACGATGTGACTGTGATTGACAGGGACATCGCCGCACTGAGCCGCTTCGAGGGAATGGACCTGAAGCCACGGGAGGGAAACGCGGCAAATGCGAGGCTGCTCGAGGAACTCGATGTCAGGGATATGGATCTGGTTATGGCGGTCACAGGCAGCGATGAGATAAACATAATCACATGCATAATAGCCAGCAGGCTTGGTGTGAAGCACACCATAGCCAGGGTCAGGAACCCAGACTATATCGATCAGCCGGTGAAGCCTCTCAGGGAGCTGGGAATAGAGTACATGATCTGCCCGGAGCTTGTCATGGTCGAGGATCTGGCCAGCACGATCTCTTTTCCAGCTGCTCTGATGAACAGGAGGCTCGCCGGCGGGATGCTCGAGCTGATCGAGCTCAAGGTGAGCGAGGGCATGCCGCTCGTCGGCCAGGTCAGGGATTTGAACATGCCGAGAGGCTCGAGGATCGTGGCGGTCAAGAGCAATGGCAGGGTCAGGCTCGGTGATCCGAATATCACAATAAAACCAAATGATCATGTGACAATGCTGATAGATCCGAGGAGCGTCACGGAGCTGAGGCGGAGCATACATGAGGAGGCCAGGGACGAGAAGGTGGTCATAGTCGGCGGTGGACTCGTGGGCTTCTATCTGGCCAAACGGCTGGAGGCCATGGGCATCGATCTCAAGCTCATCGAGATCGACAACCAGAGGTGCAGGGAGATCTCAACGTATCTCTCGGATACCATGATCCTGAACGGGGATGGGACAGATATCTCCCTGCTGGCCGAGGAGGGTGTGGGGGATGCGGATGTTGTGTTTGCGGTCACAGGGATTGACGAGAAGAACCTTCTGAGCTCACTTCTCTCCAGACAGCTCGGCGCTAAGAAGATAATCTCGAGGGCGAACAGAAGCTATTACGTAAAGCTCTTTGAGCGTGTTGGCATAGACAGGGCTGTAAGCCCCGGGCAGGTCACCGCGGATGCGGTTCTCTGGCTTGCCATGGGAAGCGAGGAGATGGTGACGCTGAGCGATGAGGGCATGACACTGATGGATTTCGCGGTCAGGGCCAACTCCAGGCTCGCGGGCAGACAGATCATGAAGGAGCTGCCATCAGGCGCGATTGCCGGTATGATCCTCAGGAACGGTCTTCCGCTGGTCCCCGATGAGCACACGATCCTGGAGGAGGGGGACAGAGTGTTCGTCGTCTCATATCAGTCGTCCATCTCCAGGGTCAAGAAGATCTTCGCCTCATGA
- the endA gene encoding tRNA-intron lyase, with amino-acid sequence MSEDSLLGRLESGKVHLGKDAVKALYDQGYFGRPLEDGLELTLVEAAYLLDRSKLRVESDGQILSFRSFFELASSFEKGFEFRYVVYKDLRERGYYVQPGIPDFRVYPRGGHPGKTPAEFYVLVVSERTPLPLERIIEPLRLSSQMRRRLMLAVVDEESDITYYEVRESNPTGRTEAGEPGGQATLLDDRVVLWDPAASERLHTHGFYGKMIGERLQLSLVETAYLLERGMIQLVDRSGAPVPLEELMKRASEIEGDFDMKYRVYRDLRDRRLVVKTGFKFGTHFRVYKSVDAEKRGTHSEYLVHTVRGDHVFHLPVLSRAVRLAHSVRKMMVFAYSNGGVEYVEIRRLKP; translated from the coding sequence ATGTCAGAGGACTCGCTGCTCGGAAGGCTTGAGTCTGGAAAGGTGCATCTTGGAAAAGATGCTGTGAAGGCCCTCTACGATCAGGGCTACTTTGGGCGGCCTCTTGAGGACGGGCTTGAGCTGACGCTCGTCGAGGCCGCATATCTTCTCGACAGATCGAAATTGAGGGTCGAGTCTGATGGGCAGATCCTGAGCTTTCGGAGCTTCTTCGAGCTAGCGTCCTCTTTTGAGAAGGGCTTCGAGTTCAGGTATGTCGTGTACAAGGACCTGAGGGAGAGGGGTTATTACGTCCAGCCCGGAATCCCGGACTTCAGGGTCTACCCGCGCGGCGGTCACCCGGGAAAGACGCCAGCTGAGTTCTACGTGCTCGTAGTCTCTGAGAGGACGCCATTGCCGCTTGAGAGGATCATCGAGCCGCTGAGGCTCTCAAGCCAGATGCGAAGACGGCTCATGCTCGCTGTGGTCGATGAGGAGAGCGATATAACGTACTATGAGGTGAGGGAATCGAATCCCACAGGCAGGACAGAGGCTGGAGAGCCGGGCGGGCAGGCGACGCTTCTTGACGACAGGGTGGTGCTATGGGATCCGGCGGCATCGGAGCGGCTGCACACGCACGGCTTTTATGGAAAGATGATCGGGGAGAGGCTACAGCTATCACTTGTGGAGACCGCGTACCTTCTCGAGAGGGGCATGATCCAGCTTGTGGACCGATCAGGCGCTCCTGTCCCCCTTGAAGAGCTGATGAAAAGAGCGTCAGAGATCGAGGGCGACTTCGATATGAAGTACCGCGTCTACAGGGACCTGAGGGACAGAAGGCTTGTTGTCAAGACAGGCTTCAAGTTCGGTACGCACTTCAGGGTGTACAAGAGCGTAGACGCGGAAAAGAGGGGCACGCACTCAGAGTACCTGGTGCATACCGTGAGGGGGGATCACGTATTTCACCTTCCCGTGCTCTCCAGAGCAGTTCGTCTGGCTCACAGCGTGCGCAAGATGATGGTATTCGCATACAGCAACGGCGGGGTGGAGTACGTGGAGATCAGACGGCTCAAGCCGTGA
- a CDS encoding glyceraldehyde-3-phosphate dehydrogenase, with protein MNKNAGFVGFDGTESKRTIFALHAVKQAAGIGGDINVLVRKPHARAVSMLRKMIRICGVRAYASSDEDRAKWESAGFKLDGGYRDFFESSEFVMIGTPGDEELPYLKSGLEHGCFVALMGGAHRDELQKGLEEEGFPLTDDVREDLRREFFFGLENYGRFLNAKPKVVQCTSCNTTGLSRLAYAARPLGLCGMIGNIDRRHGDPHTVVRASPSAIQFGRGAGHQGADAGTIFKDVKFSIRASKVPTTIPHTNFLNLIFKGHPTPQELVERLASTREVVVIPYQDAGGRRHEWTSEILEAFLSGFERPISPEIFELLVSDAIIPFELGDYTIMQTVSMVEQMSIAVPNHVEAYMLSCGYPAADVHETVDRAIGVVHGIWPDRLSI; from the coding sequence TTGAATAAGAATGCTGGCTTTGTGGGTTTTGATGGAACGGAGAGCAAGAGGACCATATTCGCCCTTCATGCCGTTAAGCAGGCAGCCGGCATCGGCGGCGATATAAATGTGCTCGTGAGAAAGCCGCACGCCAGAGCTGTATCGATGCTGAGGAAGATGATCAGGATCTGCGGTGTCAGGGCGTATGCCAGCAGCGACGAGGACAGGGCAAAGTGGGAGAGTGCTGGGTTCAAGCTGGATGGCGGATACAGGGATTTCTTCGAGAGCTCAGAGTTCGTCATGATCGGCACGCCAGGGGATGAGGAGCTGCCGTACCTGAAATCAGGGCTGGAGCACGGCTGCTTCGTCGCGCTGATGGGCGGAGCCCACAGGGACGAGCTCCAGAAGGGGCTCGAGGAGGAGGGCTTTCCGCTGACAGACGATGTGAGGGAGGATCTCAGGAGGGAGTTCTTCTTCGGGCTCGAGAACTACGGGAGGTTTCTTAATGCGAAGCCGAAGGTCGTGCAGTGCACGAGCTGCAACACGACAGGACTGAGCAGGCTTGCATATGCCGCGCGACCTCTCGGGCTCTGCGGCATGATCGGGAACATCGACAGAAGGCACGGAGATCCGCACACTGTCGTGCGCGCATCGCCAAGCGCCATACAGTTCGGAAGGGGCGCAGGTCATCAGGGAGCTGATGCTGGCACCATATTCAAGGATGTAAAGTTCTCGATACGCGCCTCTAAGGTGCCGACGACGATACCGCACACGAACTTTCTCAACCTGATATTCAAGGGACACCCGACACCGCAGGAGCTTGTCGAGAGGCTCGCCAGCACGCGCGAGGTTGTCGTGATACCCTACCAGGACGCGGGCGGAAGGCGGCATGAGTGGACGAGCGAGATACTCGAGGCGTTCCTGTCAGGCTTTGAGAGGCCGATCTCTCCGGAGATATTCGAGCTTCTCGTATCAGATGCGATAATACCATTCGAGCTCGGCGATTACACGATCATGCAGACCGTCTCAATGGTTGAGCAGATGTCGATAGCTGTGCCGAACCACGTGGAAGCGTACATGCTATCATGCGGCTATCCCGCTGCTGATGTGCACGAGACGGTGGACAGGGCCATCGGAGTGGTCCATGGCATATGGCCGGACAGGCTGAGCATCTGA